The Mangifera indica cultivar Alphonso chromosome 8, CATAS_Mindica_2.1, whole genome shotgun sequence genome has a window encoding:
- the LOC123223222 gene encoding serine/threonine-protein kinase Nek2, with protein sequence MDQYEILEQIGKGSFGSALLVRHKHERKKYVLKKIRLARQTDRARRSAHQEMELISRIRNPFIVEYKDSWVEKGCYVCIIIGYCEGGDMAEAIKRANGVHFPEEKICKWLVQLLMALDYLHANHVLHRDVKCSNIFLTRDQDIRLGDFGLAKMLTSDDLASSVVGTPSYMCPELLADIPYGSKSDIWSLGCCIYEMSAQKPAFKAFDMQALINKINKSIVAPLPTVYSGAFRGLVKSMLRKNPELRPSAAELLSNPHLKPDVLRVHLKYNNPRQNTFPLQFSDSSFIKKTRFMDLDAVSIHTEREKRQSFSNDRALNPTASETEQESPSSTDRAREFGSYLNKMFEDLSFGIVHEEIGIDKTTSIKFSNAGKTLRLPPAQITTPRRQTTPSKIPHIGSKRDSLPISHTPVGKTSQATRRASLPLTTRAGASETPCRAKVCSSMKSPDVSVNAPRIDKIAEFPLSSSEDPFFPIPRTSSTSAVCSSSSPDSVDCLITKDKCTVQVIDRTTTRTNVIDASHGVVRNGSECLEHNLPTGVSTRSSFEAQTRRFDTSSYQQRAEALEGLLEFSATLLQQRRFEELGVLLKPFGPEKVSPRETAIWLAKSFKETAV encoded by the exons ATGGACCAGTATGAAATTCTGGAGCAAATAGGAAAAGGATCTTTTGGTTCGGCTCTTCTTGTGAGGCAtaaacatgaaagaaaaaa gtATGTCCTGAAAAAGATTCGGCTTGCTCGTCAGACTGATAGAGCACGAAGATCTGCTCATCAGGAG ATGGAGCTTATTTCAAGAATACGGAATCCATTTATTGTGGAGTACAAAGATTCGTGGGTGGAAAAG GGTTGCTATGTTTGCATTATCATAGGATATTGTGAAGGAGGagacat GGCAGAAGCTATTAAAAGGGCCAATGGTGTTCATTTTCCTGAAGAG AAAATTTGTAAGTGGCTTGTTCAACTCCTTATGGCGCTTGATTACTTGCATGCCAATCATGTTCTTCATCGTGATGTCAAG TGCTCAAATATCTTTCTGACAAGAGATCAAGACATACGTCTAG GTGATTTTGGCCTTGCTAAAATGTTGACTTCTGATGATCTTGCGTCATCT GTAGTGGGAACTCCCAGTTATATGTGCCCTGAACTTCTTGCTGATATACCTTACGGATCCAAGTCAGATATTTGGTCTCTTG GATGCTGCATATATGAAATGAGTGCCCAGAAGCCTGCATTTAAAGCATTT GATATGCAGGCTCtgattaacaaaataaataagtcTATAGTGGCTCCTCTTCCGACTGTTTACTCAGGGGCATT CCGAGGGCTTGTCAAAAGCATGCTGCGGAAAAATCCAGAACTTAGACCCAGT GCTGCAGAGTTGCTCAGTAATCCGCATCTTAAACCTGATGTCCTTAGAGTTCATCTAAAGTATAATAACCCTAGACAGAATACTTTCCCGTTACAATTTTCAGATTCCAGCTTCATAAAGAAAACTAGATTCATGGACTTGGATGCTGTTTCCATTCACACTGAAAGGGAGAAAAGGCAGTCATTCAGCAATGATAGAGCCTTGAATCCAACTGCATCCGAGACTGAACAAGAATCCCCGTCTTCTACTGACAGAGCAAGGGAATTTGGaagttatttgaataaaatgtttGAAGATTTATCCTTTGGCATTGTCCATGAGGAGATTGGCATTGACAAGACAACATCCATTAAATTCTCCAATGCTGGTAAAACCCTGAGACTACCACCAGCACAAATAACTACTCCCAGAAGACAGACAACACCATCAAAGATACCACACATTGGTTCAAAACGTGATTCA CTGCCTATTTCACATACTCCAGTGGGCAAAACTTCCCAAGCAACTCGCAGAGCGTCTCTTCCATTGACCACAAGAGCTGGGGCCTCAGAAACTCCTTGTAGAGCTAAGGTTTGCAGCAGCATGAAGTCTCCAGATGTTTCTGTCAATGCCCCTAGAATTGACAAGATTGCTGAATTCCCCCTCAGCTCATCTGAGGACCCCTTCTTTCCCATCCCTCGAACCTCATCAACATCTGCTGTATGCTCTTCTTCTTCGCCAGACAGTGTAGATTGCTTGATCACAAAGGACAAGTGCACAGTACAGGTTATAGATAGAACTACCACCAGGACAAATGTCATTGATGCAAGCCATGGAGTTGTGCGAAATGGAAGTGAATGCTTAGAGCATAATCTACCAACTGGTGTTTCAACTCGTTCATCTTTTGAGGCACAGACCCGCCGGTTTGACACCTCCTCATACCAACAACGTGCTGAGGCATTGGAAGGATTGCTGGAATTCAGTGCAACGCTTTTGCAACAACGGAGATTTGAAGAGCTAGGTGTGCTGTTGAAGCCATTTGGGCCTGAGAAGGTTTCACCCAGGGAAACTGCCATCTGGTTGGCTAAAAGCTTCAAAGAGACTGCAGTCTAG
- the LOC123223224 gene encoding uncharacterized protein LOC123223224 codes for MAEAEILELFELHYSDLKLLASSSSSSKEDVERLETIRANIMESLGPRGPGLLSVTGVPKAPILRRNLLPLGRNLALLNRDHRKRIFKEHNLGSDVPLKNPDRNVSSSAMQLRYEQGGELDELLSSDQDLPDDEFKNLGSTFKQLGFCMMDLGLCLARICDKAIGGQELEQSLLESCTAKGRLIHYHSILDSIVLKKAGRKRGSLRRLANRKKDQVEDTNVDLNGNEVGPFGNSNLWQQWHYDYGIFTVLTDPLFMLPSCSPENTEEEPYALSCDQESPSPSGLTYLQIFDPSKSKVQMVKSSPESFIIQVGESANILSKGKLRSTLHCVCRPAKFENLSRETFVVFLQPAWSKTFSMSDYSTDNLNLDGQRSGVPDDKNYIANQDGNRFIEEIHKIIPPLSLRLKDGMTFAEFSRETTKQYYGGGGLQSNR; via the exons ATGGCGGAAGCGGAAATATTAGAACTTTTCGAGCTCCATTATTCGGATCTGAAGCTCTTAGCTTCATCATCGTCGTCATCAAAAGAAGACGTAGAGAGGCTGGAAACAATAAGGGCAAATATAATGGAAAGTCTGGGTCCGAGAGGCCCAGGTCTGCTCTCAGTCACCGGTGTCCCAAAGGCTCCTATCCTGCGCAGAAACCTCCTCCCCCTCGGCCGCAACCTTGCCCTTCTCAACCGTGATCATCGCAAACGCATTTTCAAG GAGCACAACTTGGGTAGTGATGTTCCATTGAAGAACCCAGATAGAAATGTGTCATCTTCCGCTATGCAACTTAGATATGAACAAGGCGGGGAATTGGATGAACTTTTGAGTTCAGACCAAGATTTACCAGATGATGAATTTAAGAATCTTGGTAGTACTTTCAAGCAGCTAGGGTTTTGTATGATGGACCTAGGGCTCTGTCTGGCCCGAATATGTGATAAGGCCATTGGTGGCCAAGAGCTGGAGCAGAGTTTGCTGGAATCGTGCACGGCAAAAGGGCGGCTTATACATTATCATTCAATACTTGATAGCATTGTTTTGAAAAAAGCAGGGAGAAAAAGAGGAAGCTTGAGAAGACTGGCTAATCGGAAAAAGGACCAGGTAGAAGACACTAATGTGGATTTAAACGGTAATGAAGTTGGACCTTTTGGAAATTCCAACCTATGGCAGCAGTGGCATTATGATTACGGTATCTTCACTGTGTTGACAGATCCCTTGTTTATGTTGCCCTCTTGTTCACCGGAAAATACAGAGGAAGAGCCATACGCATTGTCTTGTGATCAAGAAAGCCCTTCTCCAAGTGGTCTTacatatttacaaatatttgaTCCCAGTAAGAGCAAGGTTCAGATGGTTAAGTCCTCTCCTGAAAGTTTCATCATTCAGGTTGGAGAATCAGCTAATATTTTATCCAAAGGAAAGCTCCGCTCAACCCTTCATTGTGTTTGTAGACcagcaaagtttgaaaacttaagCAGGGAaacttttgttgtttttttgcAACCTGCATGGAGCAAAACCTTCTCAATGTCGGATTATTCTACAGACAACCTCAACTTAGATGGTCAGCGCTCTGGAGTACCAGATGATAAAAATTACATTGCCAATCAGGATGGTAATAGATTCATTGAAGAAATTCATAAAATCATTCCACCACTCTCATTGAGATTGAAAGATGGGATGACTTTTGCGGAGTTCTCACGTGAAACAACCAAGCAGTACTATGGTGGTGGTGGTTTACAATCTAATAGATGA
- the LOC123223223 gene encoding VAN3-binding protein-like: protein MEEISCSTTPTPRAMLSFPGTHLPESPRGPMEFLSRSWSASALEVSKALAPSSCNNNNNIMGSNKSASTSSCTTTCIPEDIAGETEKLINAATGFANQFSFASSATSQLILERIMSQSEVSPLTSGRLSHSSGPLNGGSLTETDSPPVSPSEEFDDVVKYFRCNNSIQPLFNNTRASASNIVCSTPGGRAKTVGRWLKDRKEKKKEENRAHNAQLHAAVSVAAVAAAVAAVTAATTASSSSRKEQSAQTDTAVASAATLVAAQCVEAAEAMGVERDHLALVISSAVNVRSHDDIITLTAAAATALRGAATLKARALKEVLNVAAVIPVERGTGGSIGGKVNNSHLNHSFSGEVAPGDDFLSACSQEFLAKGSELLKRTRKGDLHWKIVSVYINKTGQVMLKMKSKHVAKTVTKKKRNVVLEVCKDMPAWPGRHLFDSGEQRRYFGLKTEARGVVEFECKNQREYDIWTQGVSRLLNNVAERKLKI from the exons ATGGAAGAAATAAGTTGTAGTACTACTCCAACTCCAAGAGCAATGCTCTCTTTTCCAGGAACCCACTTGCCGGAAAGTCCAAGAGGACCGATGGAGTTCTTGTCGAGGTCTTGGAGTGCGTCAGCTCTTGAAGTTTCCAAAGCTCTCGCGCCTTCTTCttgcaacaacaacaataatattatgGGCTCCAACAAGTCGGCTAGTACTTCTTCTTGCACTACAACTTGTATACCGGAAGATATTGCCGGTGAAACTGAGAAGCTCATCAATGCCGCAACTGGGTTTGCAAATCAGTTCTCTTTCGCCTCTTCGGCAACTTCTCAGCTCATTCTTGAACGTATCATGTCACAATCC GAAGTTTCACCATTAACGTCTGGGAGGCTTTCTCACAGCAGTGGACCTTTGAATGGAGGCTCTTTGACTGAAACAGACAGCCCTCCAGTGTCTCCTTCCGAAGAGTTCGACGATGTCGTTAAG TATTTTCGTTGCAACAACTCCATACAACCTCTATTCAATAACACACGCGCTAGTGCTAGCAACATTGTTTGTAGCACCCCTGGTGGGAGAGCCAAGACGGTGGGGAGGTGGTTGAAGGAcagaaaggagaagaagaaagaagaaaatagagCCCACAATGCGCAGCTCCATGCAGCTGTTTCGGTGGCTGCAGTGGCTGCTGCTGTAGCAGCCGTTACAGCGGCTACTACAGCGTCTTCATCTTCAAGAAAGGAGCAGTCAGCCCAGACCGATACGGCTGTGGCATCTGCAGCAACCTTGGTGGCTGCTCAGTGTGTCGAAGCTGCTGAAGCTATGGGAGTAGAGCGTGACCACCTGGCTTTGGTCATTAGCTCTGCCGTTAATGTTCGTTCCCACGATGACATTATCACTCTTACAGCTGCAGCAGCTACAG CTCTACGGGGAGCAGCGACATTAAAAGCAAGAGCATTGAAAGAGGTGCTGAACGTTGCGGCAGTGATACCAGTGGAGCGAGGTACTGGAGGGTCTATTGGTGGTAAAGTCAATAACAGTCATCTTAATCATAGCTTTAGCGGAGAGGTTGCCCCGGGAGATGATTTTCTGAGTGCATGTAGCCAGGAGTTCCTAGCCAAAGGTTCTGAACTTCTGAAGCGAACTCGCAAAG GTGACCTTCACTGGAAAATTGTCTCCGTTTATATCAACAAGACAGGCCAG GTGATGCTGAAGATGAAGAGCAAACATGTTGCAAAAACCGTCaccaaaaagaagagaa ATGTGGTATTAGAGGTATGCAAAGACATGCCAGCTTGGCCAGGGAGACACTTATTCGACAGCGGCGAACAGCGTCGCTACTTTGGGTTAAAAACAGAGGCACGAGGGGTGGTTGAATTTGAGTGCAAGAACCAGAGAGAATATGATATCTGGACTCAAGGAGTCTCAAGACTTCTCAACAATGTTGCCGAAAGAAagcttaaaatttga
- the LOC123223226 gene encoding protein LIFEGUARD 2-like — protein MWSQPYPKSDVEAGASPLYPMMLEVPELRWSFIRKVYSIVTIQLFATIAVAATVVSVRPVAEFFVSSGAGLALYIVLIITPFIVLCPLYYYHQKHPVNYFLLGIFTISLAFAVGLTCAFTSGNVILESVILTTAVVVSLTLYTFWAAKRGHDFNFLGPFLFGAIIVLMLFALIQILFPLGKISVMIYGCLASIIFCGYIIYDTDNLIKRYSYDEYIWAAVSLYLDIINLFLSLLTIFRAADS, from the exons ATGTGGAGCCAGCCTTACCCGAAGAGTGACGTGGAGGCCGGAGCAAGCCCTCTGTATCCGATGATGTTAGAGGTTCCGGAGCTTCGCTGGTCTTTCATTCGAAAAGTTTATTCTATCGTAACCATCCAGTTGTTTGCGACAATCGCGGTGGCCGCGACGGTGGTTTCAGTGCGTCCCGTCGCTGAGTTCTTTGTGAGTTCGGGGGCTGGGTTGGCTCTTTATATAGTACTGATAATCACTCCTTTTATTg TGTTGTGTCCGCTGTACTACTATCACCAGAAACATCCGGTTAATTATTTCTTGCTGGGGATTTTCACCATTTCTCTTGCATTTGCTGTGGGATTGACATGTGCATTTACCAGTG GGAACGTTATTCTAGAATCAGTTATTCTGACTACAGCGGTGGTTGTGTCTCTTACTCTTTACACATTCTGGGCTGCCAAAAGAGGCCATGACTTCAACTTTTTGGGCCCCTTCTTGTTTGGTGCTATTATTGTTCTAATGCTCTTTGCTTTGATTCAG ATTTTATTTCCTCTGGGTAAAATCTCAGTAATGATCTATGGGTGCTTggcatcaatcattttctgtgGGTACATTATATACGATACAGACAACCTGATAAAGCGCTACTCTTATGACGAGTATATATGGGCTGCAGTTTCACTCTACCTGGACATCATTAATCTTTTCCTTTCATTGTTAACCATCTTCAGAGCCGCAGACAGTTGA